The following are encoded together in the Labrus mixtus chromosome 2, fLabMix1.1, whole genome shotgun sequence genome:
- the s1pr5b gene encoding sphingosine 1-phosphate receptor 5b, whose translation METSTSAHAWTPSLSPVFPTSSSPSSPSSHGYLQFFWEYQDNSVIVQHYNYTGKLQKDRYREGLKPEGIAFLVVCLLIVLENAVVLLAIWRNKKFHLPMYYLLGNLTLSDLLAGITYMANIIMSGPNTLKLTPLLWFLREGGVFITLAASIISLLAIAIERHVTMVTMRPYHGAKRGRMWALIGASWAVSGFLGVLPILGWNCIHRLDQCSTVLPLYSKSYILFCVSVFIAVLLAIVILYARVFRIVRTNTQRQRLGLSGSMRKGLARKSQKYFALLKTVTIVLGVFIACWLPLFFLLLLDFFCPTHGCYLLFKADYFLGVAMVNSLLNPIIYTLTSKDMRRAILRLLCQPCLMTSDGQVKKIGMPFLECSFSKTEVASQKLEGGLETTISSGNNVTTPSPIKALYPKLFKSQGL comes from the coding sequence ATGGAGACTTCAACTTCTGCTCATGCATGGACTCCCTCCTTGTCGCCCGTCTTccccacttcctcctctccgtcctctCCGTCCTCTCATGGCTACCTGCAGTTCTTCTGGGAGTACCAGGACAACTCTGTCATTGTGCAGCATTACAACTACACGGGCAAGCTGCAGAAAGACCGCTACCGCGAGGGGCTCAAACCTGAGGGCATCGCCTTCCTGGTGGTGTGTCTCCTCATCGTCCTGGAGAACGCCGTGGTTCTCCTAGCCATCTGGAGGAACAAAAAGTTCCACCTGCCCATGTACTACCTGCTGGGAAACCTGACTCTGTCTGACCTGCTGGCTGGGATTACATACATGGCCAACATCATCATGTCAGGACCTAACACTCTGAAATTGACGCCATTGTTATGGTTcctcagggagggaggggtctTCATCACTCTGGCTGCCTCTATAATAAGTCTGCTGGCCATTGCAATTGAACGGCATGTTACTATGGTGACCATGAGGCCATACCATGGGGCAAAGCGCGGGCGAATGTGGGCACTGATTGGTGCAAGTTGGGCGGTGTCAGGATTTCTTGGTGTCCTCCCAATTTTGGGGTGGAACTGCATCCACAGACTGGACCAGTGTTCGACCGTCCTCCCGCTCTACTCCAAGAGCTACATCCTGTTCTGCGTTTCCGTCTTTATCGCCGTGCTGCTTGCCATCGTGATCCTGTACGCCAGAGTGTTTCGCATCGTCCGCACCAACACGCAGCGCCAGCGGCTCGGCCTGTCCGGCAGCATGAGGAAAGGCTTGGCGAGGAAGTCGCAGAAATACTTTGCCCTCCTCAAGACCGTCACCATCGTGCTGGGCGTCTTCATCGCCTGTTGGCtgcccctcttcttcctcctcctcctggattTTTTCTGCCCCACCCACGGTTGTTACCTTCTCTTCAAGGCAGATTACTTTCTCGGAGTAGCCATGGTCAACTCTCTCCTCAACCCCATCATCTATACTCTGACCAGCAAGGACATGAGGAGAGCCATCCTCAGGCTGCTCTGTCAGCCATGTTTGATGACCAGTGATGGACAGGTGAAGAAAATCGGGATGCCATTCCTGGAGTGCAGTTTCAGCAAAACCGAGGTGGCATCACAGAAATTAGAGGGGGGCCTGGAGACGACCATTTCTTCAGGGAACAATGTCACCACCCCTTCTCCTATTAAAGCCCTTTACCCCAAACTCTTCAAGTCACAAGGACTTTGA